CCCAACACAGATCTAGCTGCTGGCTCGGCAGCATAGCCATGGATGTACAAAGGTTCAGGGAATGCAGGCCACTGGAAGCGGACACTCTGAGCATGTTGCTGCTGCCCAATTGATCAGGGAGCGTCCAAGTAGACCGGTCATCACCACCCATCGTATCTTGTGTATTAGGGTTTGTCACCGGCCATAGTGTCCCTGGCATCCGTCCATGGCTAGCTTGGCCGTGGACTGCTATCTGATTCTGCAATGGATGTGGTCGGTGTTGACGAATCTCCGGTTCCCGTCCGCGCTTACTGCATGGATTGACATTAAGAAACACAGAGGTTGACGTTGACTGGCCATCAGAGGAGAAAGAAAAGCTTCGATCGCTGTTAAAGTAATTAGCGGCAAGGAGGTGAGGAGAAGCGGAAACGCTGGAGCCGGAGTTGCGAAGGGAGATAGTGCTGAGAGAGGTGAAGGCGGCGGCCGCGGGGATGGTGCCAGTGCCTGTGGCCGCGATCACGGCGGGCTCAGCCTGCTGGAGCAGCCACTCGACGGTCTCCCCGTCGGTCTTGTGGCCAAGCTCGCGGGTGAGCTGGAAGATGCGGGCGGCGCAGAGGGCAGGCACGCGAATCCGTCGCCCGCGCCCCTCCACCTTCGTGTGGCGGTCCTTGTTGGAGTTCCTGATCTTCTTGGGAGGTGGCTTGTTCTGTGGGTTGACGACGGGCTCgccggcggcggtggtggtggtggaggatatGGCAGGAGAAGGGTAGGAGGAGCAGGAGTGGTCTTCTTGCTTCTTCTCAAAGAACCCGAGAGCGTCGTTGGGCCGTCGGTATCCGCCTGATTCGCCTTCCATGCCTGGATTATGCCATGAGGTACAAACTGTTGTTATGGAGTTTGGCAGGAAGGATGAAAGGCTATGGGGAGATGGATCTGCGGAGAAGAAAGTGAAAGATTGAAGGAGATATTCCTGGAAGAGATAAGCCACTGCATCTTTTTGATGGATCATGTAAGCGCATAGTAGGGAATAGATATAGGAAGAAATGAATCGAGAAGATATGAAACAATTTCAAGATTCGGAGGACATCCAAATTCCACAACTGATGGAGTGGAAGGAAATCCAAGAGAATATTAATTCTTAACTCTCTTTACCTCTTCACTTTATTAATTTTCTTGTGTGAACCCTTAAGACAAAGGTTAATGACAAGTTTAGCATTAGGCTATTCGCATTTTGCAATTATTCATCTAACATTCTTTAGATCAAAGTCGGCCATTGCGAGCATTATTAAGAACAATCTTCATCATCATAAACTTGAGATGATGAACACATTAAATATGTCCAAGTTAGGTGGGTTTTAGGTTGTGGATTATGGTTACCTAATCATATCATGTCTTTAAATTGAAGTATGGAAAACTGAAAGCAGGTGGTACTAAGTGACAATGAAATGTTGAAACAGCGTCTTGTTCTTTTGTAGCAGGTCGCAGCTGATGTCATTAAGAAGGTTTACATCATTTCAAGGACGGAATGATTGAAGGTTGGAAAGAACCACACGACGCAAGTTCTTTGCGGATAGATAGAGTTGCAATGTgcatccctccctctctctctctctctctctctttctctctctctctctttctaacgAATGCACAATTGATTTGGATGCGGCTTTTGTGATTCTAAAAGTCAGTATCCGAAGATTACGAGAAATCCTATgagtttttataattttaatattaaaaaaatcttctAAACGAACGATTCTATAAgataaatatcttatatatcttcgtattttaataaaaaaatatatatgagaaaTACTTTGGATGTtattacattttttttctttctggtgTCTAAAGATGATGACGCTCTTTGGGTCTTTTTAGAGGGTGAGAGAAAGATATAAATTTTTTGATTAATATGAGAGAGTATATAAAGGGAGTCATACTTGAGTAGAGATTTTCACAATGTTAAGTTGAATTTTTTTCATGGATGTGGATATAGATTGGAGTTATCAAATCACGTTAAATCTTACGTTAATTTTTTGGTACGTTACTTATTTATTGCTCTGAATTTCTTTTTAGATTTTCGAGTTTTTctcattctttttgacaaagtgGTGTTATAGTCCAAAAGATCCGTTCTACAAGTGAGTGATGAAAATTGAAAGAAATGTGAAGTAAAAATATTTTCTCAAaagtagataaaaaaattaaaaaattaaaataccttACGCTATTATTCTAAAAAGATAATGAACTAAAGAAGACGAGAGAAATGTATAAATTCTGAAAGGGTATACAGGAAAAgttgaatgaaaataatttaagatttttataattgatctcactaaagattttaaatttttttagatataaatgagggtattaaattttattt
The window above is part of the Musa acuminata AAA Group cultivar baxijiao chromosome BXJ2-6, Cavendish_Baxijiao_AAA, whole genome shotgun sequence genome. Proteins encoded here:
- the LOC135615980 gene encoding transcription factor TCP15-like, with the translated sequence MIHQKDAVAYLFQEYLLQSFTFFSADPSPHSLSSFLPNSITTVCTSWHNPGMEGESGGYRRPNDALGFFEKKQEDHSCSSYPSPAISSTTTTAAGEPVVNPQNKPPPKKIRNSNKDRHTKVEGRGRRIRVPALCAARIFQLTRELGHKTDGETVEWLLQQAEPAVIAATGTGTIPAAAAFTSLSTISLRNSGSSVSASPHLLAANYFNSDRSFSFSSDGQSTSTSVFLNVNPCSKRGREPEIRQHRPHPLQNQIAVHGQASHGRMPGTLWPVTNPNTQDTMGGDDRSTWTLPDQLGSSNMLRVSASSGLHSLNLCTSMAMLPSQQLDLCWGGDGGTPASLDGYRSLSTAERMPSPTRQAHGDGLCGGTSGNLAKQLIQEYNNKNM